In Candidatus Defluviilinea proxima, a single genomic region encodes these proteins:
- a CDS encoding metal-sensitive transcriptional regulator, producing the protein MENDNTLRRLKTIEGHLRGITRMVEEDAYCIDVIRQIQAVEAALNKVSAQILESHLNSCVTTAIQGNNKAERERVLKEITEVFEMSTKV; encoded by the coding sequence ATGGAAAACGACAACACTCTGCGAAGATTAAAGACCATTGAGGGGCACCTGCGTGGCATCACGCGCATGGTGGAAGAAGATGCCTATTGCATCGATGTCATCCGTCAGATACAGGCAGTAGAGGCGGCTCTGAACAAAGTCAGCGCACAGATATTGGAAAGTCACCTCAATTCTTGTGTGACCACTGCGATACAAGGAAACAACAAGGCAGAACGCGAACGTGTCTTGAAGGAAATCACCGAAGTATTTGAAATGTCAACCAAAGTTTAA
- a CDS encoding cupredoxin domain-containing protein: MKKVLLTISLLVFLLSACGSSPKPATEVTLELTDFAYSSPSFTIPAGQPVTLTLVNKGALEHDFVIEKINAKFELKQDGGSTEHHMHGDQKYDLHFSALPGNTSVAQITIDEPGTYKFFCSVEGHLEAGMTGELIVVAQE, encoded by the coding sequence GTGAAAAAAGTACTACTTACCATAAGCTTGCTCGTCTTTTTACTTTCTGCCTGTGGGAGCTCGCCCAAACCTGCGACCGAAGTTACTCTGGAGTTGACAGACTTTGCCTATAGCTCTCCCTCTTTCACCATCCCTGCGGGCCAACCCGTCACGCTGACATTGGTCAATAAAGGGGCATTGGAGCATGATTTCGTCATCGAAAAGATCAATGCCAAGTTCGAACTCAAACAGGATGGCGGCTCAACCGAACATCACATGCATGGCGACCAGAAATACGATCTGCACTTTTCTGCCTTGCCAGGGAATACAAGTGTTGCCCAGATCACCATTGACGAACCTGGAACCTATAAATTCTTCTGCTCTGTAGAAGGACATCTTGAAGCAGGTATGACTGGTGAACTGATCGTTGTTGCACAAGAATAA
- a CDS encoding copper ion binding protein, whose amino-acid sequence MTTVTYTVPAISCGHCTHTIETEVGELKGVQSVKADQTTKKVVISFDAPASEESIKTLLAEINYPAEGLITI is encoded by the coding sequence ATGACCACAGTTACTTATACCGTCCCCGCCATCTCATGCGGACATTGCACCCACACGATCGAGACCGAAGTGGGTGAGTTGAAGGGAGTCCAATCCGTGAAAGCGGACCAGACCACCAAGAAAGTTGTGATCTCTTTTGATGCGCCAGCCAGTGAAGAAAGCATCAAAACCTTGTTGGCCGAGATCAACTATCCTGCTGAAGGTCTCATCACGATTTAG